The sequence below is a genomic window from Rattus rattus isolate New Zealand chromosome 3, Rrattus_CSIRO_v1, whole genome shotgun sequence.
CTGGGCCGATTGACAACGCCATCGATTGGAACCCTGGTAGGTGACTGGTCCTTTCCAAATGCCCTTCTTTCAGATGCTTAACATCTAAAAACAAGAGTCTTAGATGTGCTCTGCAACACTTTCTACTTGAAAACCCTATTTGTAATGATAGTGTCCACCTCTCCAGAGGTGTCCAGCctacagtttttttgtttgtttgtttttgtttttggttcttttttttccggagctggggaccgaacccagggccttgcgcttcctggggtaagcgctctaccactgagctaaatccccaacccctcagcctaCAGTTTTATTCTGAAAATCTTCAAACcaaccccttccttcctgcccttttTAACACTCCCCTTCCCTCAGCACCATCATTTCCGGAAGCCCCTAGCCAGACAGGGTCCTAATGATTTTCACTTCCACGCTTCCCAGATTGGCGACGACTACCCAGCGAGCTCAAGATTCGAGTGCGGAAAGTCCAGAAGGAGCGTGAGTGAAtctgcagcaggaggaggaggtttCGTCAGCCGGTGCCATAATGACCACACGAGGGCAGCAGACCGCCACGTTTGCTGCCGGAGACCACACAAGGGCCGCAGAGGGCCGCGTTTGCTGCAGGAGGGTGGAGTAGGCTCAGCTAGGCTGGagggagagatagatggctcagctgaCAAAGACACCTGCCaccaatccctaggacccacgtgCTGGAGTTGGAAGGACGGACTCATTCTAACGTCTGCCTgggtgttttacacacacacacacacacacacacacacacacacacatcaaatttaaaagccagaaagaaaCCTAGTTATGATATGTGCTTCCTAAGGACTCACTTTTTGATCCTCCAAACAGGGACCACCATTATCCTTCCCAAGAGGCCCCCTAAGAGCACAGAGGATAAGGAGGAGACGATCCAGAAACTAGAGGTGAGAGGGAAGTGCAATAGGCAGCTGGCCTCAGGGTCCCTTAGAGCCtcacttctcccttccttctgtgAGTGTGAGTTTCTCTTCCTATTCATCCTCACATGAGACTctagagaagaaggaggaggaagtgacttcagaggaagatgaagagaaagaagaggaagaggagaaggaagagggggaggaagaggagtacGATGAAGAGGAGCATGAGGAGGTGACAGGCacttctgcccctccccttcccctcccccttctttctccctcacaAGTTTTGGGCTCACAACtctaactctccctctctctctctttcttccatccatccctccctctctccctctctccctccctccctccctctctctctccctccctccctttctctctctgtctttttttttttttttaagattttgttgttgtt
It includes:
- the Polr3gl gene encoding DNA-directed RNA polymerase III subunit RPC7-like isoform X2, whose product is MRQLPYFIRPAVPKRDVERYSDKYQMSGPIDNAIDWNPDWRRLPSELKIRVRKVQKERTTIILPKRPPKSTEDKEETIQKLETLEKKEEEVTSEEDEEKEEEEEKEEGEEEEYDEEEHEEETDYIMSYFDNGEDFGGDSDDNMDEAIY